The following proteins are co-located in the Thermodesulfobacteriota bacterium genome:
- a CDS encoding ABC transporter permease produces MNIHAIKAIYKFEMARTFRTLMQSIASPIISTSLYFVVFGAAIGSRMGEIEGVNYGAFIIPGLIMLSLMTESISNASFGIYMPKFSGTIFEVLSAPVSYVEILIGYVGAAATKSIMLGILILITARLFVPYDILHPFWMIGFLILTAITFSLFGFIIGVWADGFEKLQVIPLMIITPLTFLGGTFYSINMLPPIWQKITLFNPVVYLVSCFRWSFYGVADVDVVVSFGMTMLFLVICIAIVWWIFKTGYKLKT; encoded by the coding sequence ATGAACATACACGCAATAAAAGCTATATATAAATTTGAGATGGCCCGTACTTTCAGAACTTTAATGCAAAGTATAGCCTCCCCTATTATCTCAACATCTTTGTACTTTGTGGTCTTTGGAGCAGCAATAGGATCACGCATGGGAGAGATAGAAGGAGTAAACTACGGGGCATTTATTATCCCGGGGCTCATCATGCTATCTCTTATGACCGAGAGTATTTCTAACGCATCATTTGGGATCTATATGCCAAAGTTCTCAGGAACGATCTTTGAAGTTCTCTCAGCTCCTGTTTCTTATGTAGAGATTCTAATTGGATATGTTGGGGCAGCCGCCACAAAATCAATAATGCTAGGAATACTGATTCTAATTACAGCTAGGTTATTTGTCCCCTATGACATACTTCATCCCTTCTGGATGATAGGTTTTTTAATTTTAACAGCGATAACTTTTAGCCTCTTTGGATTTATTATCGGCGTTTGGGCTGACGGTTTTGAAAAACTGCAGGTCATACCGCTAATGATCATTACCCCGCTTACTTTTCTGGGAGGCACATTTTATTCAATCAATATGCTCCCTCCAATCTGGCAGAAGATCACTCTGTTTAACCCAGTCGTGTATCTGGTCAGCTGTTTTAGGTGGAGCTTTTACGGAGTAGCAGATGTAGACGTAGTAGTCAGCTTCGGGATGACAATGCTATTTCTTGTGATCTGCATTGCAATCGTCTGGTGGATATTCAAAACCGGCTACAAGTTAAAGACTTAA